A genomic window from Gossypium hirsutum isolate 1008001.06 chromosome D12, Gossypium_hirsutum_v2.1, whole genome shotgun sequence includes:
- the LOC107940660 gene encoding 50S ribosomal protein L18 — protein MAVANFPAFQFKTCDIFRSTPKCFKLLPLQKTNLFVKTLVVEAKANTRTESAKIRNRRMLKKFNGTPRRPRLSVFCSEKQLYAMLVDDKNKKCLFYGSTLQKSIRDDPTCTTIDAAKRVGEELVKACIDLNINEISYYDRNGFARGERMQAFEIAISNYCFLPT, from the exons ATGGCAGTGGCAAATTTCCCTGCATTTCAGTTTAAAACTTGCGATATTTTTCGTTCCACTCCAAAATGTTTCAAATTGCTCCCCTTACAAAAGACAA ATCTTTTTGTTAAGACATTAGTAGTTGAAGCAAAGGCAAATACCAGAACAGAAAGCGCTAAAATTAGGAACAGAAGAATGCTAAAGAAG TTTAATGGCACCCCAAGAAGACCAAGACTGTCGGTATTCTGTTcagagaagcagttgtatgctatgTTGGTCGATGACAAAAACAAGAAGTGTTTATTTTATGGAAGTACTTTGCAGAAATCTATTCGTGACGATCCCACTTGCACCACCATT GATGCTGCTAAACGTGTTGGTGAAGAGCTTGTAAAGGCTTGTATTGATCTTAACATAAACGAAATATCATATTATGATCGCAATGGATTTGCACGCGGTGAGAGAATGCAAGCCTTTGAGATTGCAATATCAAACTATTGTTTCCTGCCTACATAG
- the LOC107940659 gene encoding beta-1,3-galactosyltransferase GALT1: MKAETPHLTRMKKWYGGALVSSLFMLLLLRYGFMKNPVEESYLMNPFSSNGTNPLEWVRFTAPPALQNPGNASQVISIDAIAFSLFAQRNLSKGEQQSLLTWNLLKNLINHSHALPNGVEAIKEAGSAWNSLMDSIEEEKLGYVNDNSSRKAKEKQCPHFLNKMNATEPESHYKLRVPCGLTQGSSITIIGIPNGLLGDFRIDLTGEALPGEPDPPIILHYNVRLHGDKITEDPVIVQNTWTIAHDWGEEVRCPPPTPEENEKVDELEQCNKLVGKDDNRTIRVHSHGLRLPLLGLQGVKPRRYFPFKQGSLFVATLRVGPEGVQMTVDGKHVTSFAYRETLEPWLVSEVRISGDVKLISVLASGLPTSEDSDHTVDLEALKSVPLSLQRPVDLFIGVFSTANNFKRRMAVRRTWMQYPEVRSGTVVVRFFVGLHKNHIVNDELWNEARTYGDIQLMPFVDYYSLITWKTLAICTFGTEVVSAKFVMKTDDDAFVRLDEVMASLSRINVTHGLLYGLINSDSQPHRSTDSKWFISPEEWSEEKYPPWAHGPGYVVSHDIAKAVYKRFNEVRLKMFKLEDVAMGIWIADMQKDGLEVHYEKEERIFNEGCKDGYVIAHYQGPREMMCLWQKLQETKRARCCGDP, encoded by the exons ATGAAGGCTGAAACACCCCATTTGACAAG AATGAAGAAATGGTACGGTGGTGCTCTAGTTTCATCTTTGTTTATGTTGTTGCTGCTGAGATATGGTTTTATGAAAAATCCTGTTGAAGAAAGCTACTTGATGAATCCCTTCTCTTCTAATGGAACAAATCCACTTGAATGGGTGCGTTTTACAGCTCCACCTGCACTTCAGAATCCAGGAAATGCTTCTCAAGTAATTTCTATTGATGCCATAGCCTTCAGTCTCTTTGCTCAAAGGAACCTCTCCAAGGGAGAGCAACAGTCTTTGCTGACCTGGAATTTATTGAAGAACTTAATTAACCATTCTCATGCTTTACCAAATGGAGTAGAGGCTATCAAGGAAGCTGGAAGTGCATGGAATAGCTTGATGGATTCAATTGAAGAGGAaaaacttggttatgtgaatgataaTTCATCTAGGAAAGCAAAAGAGAAGCAGTGTCCCcattttcttaataaaatgaATGCTACAGAACCTGAGAGTCACTACAAGTTGCGAGTTCCTTGTGGCCTCACTCAAGGTTCTTCCATTACAATCATTGGCATTCCAAATGGTCTTCTTGGAGATTTTCGCATTGATTTAACAGGGGAAGCACTTCCAGGGGAGCCAGACCCACCAATAATTTTGCATTACAATGTTAGGCTTCATGGGGATAAGATAACTGAGGACCCAGTAATTGTCCAAAACACCTGGACTATAGCTCATGATTGGGGTGAAGAGGTGCGTTGTCCACCTCCAActcctgaagagaatgaaaaag TGGATGAGTTGGAACAGTGCAATAAGTTGGTTGGTAAAGATGATAACCGGACAATTAGAGTGCACTCCCATGGTTTAAGATTGCCTTTACTGGGGCTGCAAGGGGTTAAACCCAGAAGATATTTTCCTTTCAAGCAAGGTTCTCTTTTTGTTGCAACACTTAGAGTAGGACCGGAGGGAGTACAAATGACAGTTGATGGGAAGCATGTAACATCCTTTGCTTATCGAGAA ACATTGGAGCCATGGCTTGTTAGTGAGGTTAGAATTTCTGGTGATGTGAAATTAATCTCTGTGCTGGCTAGTGGTTTACCTACTTCAGAGGATTCAGACCATACGGTTGATTTAGAAGCACTTAAATCAGTTCCTCTTTCTCTTCAAAGACCAGTGGATCTCTTTATTGGTGTTTTCTCTACTGCCaataattttaaaagaagaaTGGCTGTGAGAAGAACATGGATGCAGTATCCTGAAGTCCGATCTGGGACAGTTGTAGTGCGCTTTTTTGTTGGTTTG CATAAAAACCATATAGTGAATGATGAACTCTGGAATGAAGCACGGACATATGGAGACATACAGCTGATGCCTTTTGTTGATTACTACAGCCTGATCACCTGGAAAACCTTGGCTATTTGCACCTTTGGG ACAGAAGTCGTTTCTGCAAAGTTTGTCATGAAGACAGATGATGATGCGTTTGTTCGTTTGGATGAAGTCATGGCTTCATTAAGCAGGATAAATGTAACTCATGGATTGCTTTATGGACTCATTAACTCAGATTCCCAACCTCATCGCAGTACAGATAGCAAGTGGTTTATCAGCCCTGAG GAATGGTCTGAAGAGAAGTACCCACCTTGGGCGCATGGTCCTGGTTACGTGGTgtcccatgacatagcaaaggcTGTTTACAAGAGGTTCAATGAAGTGCGCTTAAAG ATGTTTAAACTCGAAGATGTGGCAATGGGCATTTGGATCGCGGATATGCAAAAAGATGGTTTAGAAGTCCATTATGAGAAGGAAGAGAGGATCTTTAACGAGGGTTGTAAGGATGGTTATGTTATTGCTCACTATCAAGGTCCAAGAGAGATGATGTGTTTGTGGCAGAAACTCCAGGAGACCAAAAGAGCTAGATGCTGTGGTGATCCATAA